A stretch of DNA from Verrucomicrobiales bacterium:
TCAGCCGCGATACCCAGCTCGCCATGGGACGGCCAGCCGAGCGCGGGAATTGGTTTCATCTGTACATCAATGGTCAATATTGGGGTCTGTTCAACAGCGACGAGCGGGCCGAGGCGTCTTTCGGAGAGACCTATTTCGGAGGACGGGAGGAGGACTACGACACCATTAAGGTTGGTCCTGACCAAGGTTACAATATCTATGCCACCGATGGCACCCTGGATGCCTGGTCGCGACTGTGGCAGGCCGCCGTCACCGGGTTTGCCAATAACGCTGACTACTTCCGCATCCAAGGCCTGAATCCCGATGGCACTCCGAATCCCGCGTTTGAGAACCTGTTGGATGTGCCCAACCTGATCGATTACATGCTGGTGATCATCTACGGCGGCAACCTGGACGCTCCGATCAGCAACTTTCTGGGCAATACCTCACCCAACAACTGGTTCGGCATCCGGGATCGCACCGGCGCGCATGGAGGGTTTCGATTCATGAGTCACGACGCGGAGCACACCCTCCTCAACGTGAATGAAGATCGATCGGGACCGTTCGCTGCCGGAGATCCCACCCAGGGGAGCGGATTTGAGAAGAGCAGCCCGCAGTACCTGTATACCCGACTGTGGGCCAACGCGGAGTTCCGCATGCTGTGCGCCGATCATATCCAACGACACTTCTTCAACGGAGGTGTCTTCACCGTATCAAATGCCCAAGCGCGTCTGGACCGTCGAACTAACGAGATCTTCCGGGCGCTGGTGCCCGAATCAGCCAGGTGGGGCGACTCCAAGCGCGGAACTCCCATCACCCGTGACGATTTTCTCTCGTCCTACAACAACGTCCGAAACGCCTATCTGCCCGCCCGCGGCGCCGTCGTGCTCAACCAACTGCGCAACGACGGATTGTTCCCCAACCTGAACGCCCCCGGATTCAGCCAACTGGGAGGCTTTGTGCCCTTTGGATATCCGCTCGTCCTGACGGTCAACAACGCCCAGGGCACGATCTACTACACGCTGGATGGCTCCGATCCTCGACTCCTCGGCGGCAACATCAACCCCAGCGCGACTGCCTACGCCGCACCCATCGTGCTCAATACCGCCAAAACCGTTCGAGCCCGTGTCCGAAACGGAACGGTCTGGAGCGCGATCGTCGAAGCCACCTTCTATCCACTCCAAAATCTCGACGGCCTGGCTATCACCGAGATGATGTACAATCCTCCTGACGCAGGTACCGTCCTGGGAGATGAGTTCGAATTCATCGAGCTTAAGAACACCACCGCCAACACCATCGACCTCAGTGGACTCTCCTTTACCGAAGGGATCAGCTTCATCTTCACCAACGGCACCACCCTCGGAGCCGGACAGTTTTTCGTGCTCGCACGGAACGCCGCCGAGTTCAAGAACCGCTATCCTGCGGCTCCCGTTCACGGGGTCTTCACCGGCCGACTCGACAACGGAGGCGAAGTCATCCGCCTCAAACACACGCTGGGCGGCACCGTGTTCACGGTGACCTATGACGACGATCTGCCCTGGCCCTTGGCGGCCGACGGTTATGGGTTCAGCCTCGTCACTCGCGAGACGAACCCCAGCTCCAATTCAGAAAATGGGGCCAAGTGGCGAGCCAGCGCAAACCCGCTGGGTAGCCCGGGCGCCGACGATCCCGCTCTTCAGATTCCAGGAATCCTGGTAAACGAGGCATTGACCCACACCGACCTCCCCGCGGTCGATCAGATCGAGCTCTACAACCCGACGGATGCCGCGGTCAATTTGGGCGGCTGGTTTCTCTCCGACGATGCCTCATTACCCAAAAAGTATCGCATTCCCAACGGGCGACAGATTGCCGCCCGAGGCTATGCCGTGTTCTCCGAGGCGGACTTCAACCTGGATCCAGGATCTTCCAACAGCTTTCGACTCAGTTCCACCGGCGACCAGATCTACCTCCTCTCCGGGGACGCTAACACCAATCTCACCGGTTACAGCCACGGGTTCACATTCGGTGCCTCGGCGAATGGGGTCAGCTTCGGCCGCTATGTGAATAGTCAGGGGGAGGAACACTTTCCATCCCAGGCTTCTAAGACCTTCGGCGCCACCAACAGCGGGCCGCTGGTCGGCCCCATCGTGATCAACGAGATCCAGTATCATCCCGATGTGAGCTATGACGAGTTTGTCGAACTGCACAACATCACCTCCACGAACGTGCCGCTGTATGACCTCAACGCCACCACAAACACCTGGAAGCTGAGCGGCTTTAACTTCAAGTTCCCGCCAAACCTAAGCCTGCCCGCCGGTGGATACCTGATCCTCTCGCCCCTCGACCCGGCTACGTTCCGCGCCAAATACTCGATCCCTGCCGGGGTCCAAATCCTAGGGCCGGTGGCTGGAAATCTCCAGGACAGCGGCGAACGCCTGGAACTCTTGCGTCCCGATGCCCCCAACACCAACGAGGTCCCGTACATCGTGGTGGACGCCGTTCGCTACAACGACCGCGAACCCTGGCCCGTGGTGGCCGACGGCAGTGGCCCCTCACTCCAACGCCGTCAGCCCAGCAGCTACGGCGATGATCCTGTCAACTGGTTCACCTCCGGCATCACTCCCGGCCGACCGAATCTCCCCAACGTGGCGCCCACCGTGGTCCTCACCAGCCCTGCTGCCGATTCCACGTTCCTACCTCCAGCCACGATCCTCATGGAGGCCACCGCCAGCGATCCCGATGGCTCCATCCTCAAGGTGGAGTTCTACTCCGATGGTGTGAAGCTGGGCGAGGACACGAGTGCCCCCTTCTCCTACTCCTGGGTGAACGCCAGCTCCGGAACCCACAGCCTGACCGCAAAAGCCTTCGACAGCGGATTGTCGATAGCGGTCTCCGAGCCGGTGCAGATCAGCATCGTCTCCCCCACCACCACCACGGTCATCGGCCGAGGATCCCAATGGCGATACCTCGACAACAATGTGCCGCCCGGGGCCGGCTGGACCAATGTCACCTTCAATGATGCCGCCTGGAAATCCGGGGCCGCCCAACTGGGCTATGGCGATGGAGACGAAACCACTGTTGTCGGATTCGGACCCGACGCGAACGCGAAATACATCACCACCTGGTTTCGCCGATCATTCACCCTCACCAACATCACCCGCTATCTCACGCTGGACCTGGCGGTGCTGCGCGATGATGGAGCGGTGGTCTATCTGAACGGCCTGGAAGTCTTCCGCAGCAACATGCCCGAGGGTGCGATCACGCCATCGACGCTCGCGTCGTCGGCCGCGGCCGGAGGCGACGAGACCTCCAATTTCTACACCAAGGCGCTCGGCACCGCCCTGTTGCGGGAGGGGCCCAACGTGCTGGCGGTAGAAATCCACCAGTCCGGAGCCAATAGCAGCGATCTCAGCTTTGATCTGGAGCTGACCGGCACGCTGGCACCGATCATCCCCACCATCCAGCTCACCAGCCCAGCCAACAGCACCGAGTTTTTTGCCCCGGCGACCGTGTCATTAGCCGCGGCCGCGGCCGACCCCGAGAATGGGATCAACCGAGTTGAGTTCTTCAGCGGCTCCACACGCCTCGGCCAAGACAACACAGCCCCCTACACCTTTGACTGGTCCGGCGTGGCAGCGGGCAGCTACACCCTCCGGGCGATCGCGTTCAACACTCTCGGGCTCGCTCGGACGTCCGCTCCCGTTAACGTCACGGTAAAGGCGAATGTTGCTCCCACGGTCACCCTATCTCAGCCTGCGAACGGATCCGTTTTCGTCTCTCCCGCCTCGCTGACCCTGGAGGCGGAAGCCGCCGATCCTGATGGCAGCGTCGCCCGAGTGGAATTCTTCGCCGACGATGTCAGCTTGGGCGCGGACAGCTCCTCCCCCTATTCCTTGGTCTGGCCCAGCCCAGCGCTCGGCTCGCACGTTCTTAAAGCGGTGGTGACCGACAATCAGAACGTCAGCATCTCCTCGCCCCCCGTGACGATCACCATCACGAATGTCATCACCTACCCGTTCACTCTCGTGGCCGCGGGCTCGCTGTGGCGCTACCACGATCGGGGAACCGACCTCGGGACAACCTGGAGCGACTCCAGCTACGATGACAGCAGCTGGCCTCTGGGACTGGCTCAGTTCGGCTACAGCCCGGACGAAAACGATGAGGCCACAGTGCTGGACTTCGGTTCCGACTCGAACAACAAACGAGTGACGTACTATTTCCGACGTGAGTTCCAAGTGCGCAACACCGCCGGCATCTCCGAGCTGCAGGTGCGCTATGTGCGGGATGATGGAATCATCGTCTATATCAACGGTAATCCTATCGTCAGGGATAACTTCGCCGACGGGAACGTCTCCTACGAAACGCCGGCGCTCAACGTGATTTCGGGAGCAGATGAGTCGCGATACATCACCAACTCGGTTGACCTGGATCTCCTAGGCAGCGGCATCAATGTAATTGCTGTCGAAGTGCATCAGCAATCCGTCACGAGCAGCGACCTGAGCTTTGATCTGGAGCTGTTCGGCCGGGGGCCAACCATGGCTCCAAGCATCCATGTAGAGCCGATTGGGGCGAGCCTCGCACCAGGCCAAGCGGTCCGTTTGCAGACCGCCGCCGGCGGAAGCACTCCGCTCGGATTCCAATGGCGAAAGAATGGCGTCGATATCCCCGGAGCCAACGGGAGCAGCCTCAACCTTACCGATGCCACCCCCGCAACCGAAGGTGCTTATACCGTCATCGTCTCGAATAACAGCGGTTCGGTAACCA
This window harbors:
- a CDS encoding lamin tail domain-containing protein; this translates as MYPPIPPSVTRSLTALVFMLLLACSSGRIVAAETVVISEFMASNTSGAVDEDGETSDWIEILNAGSSNVSLSGWRLTDDPSNLSKWVFPATNLPPNGFLLVWASSKDRRLPGKPLHANFGLNANGEYLALIRPDDTRASEFNPFPKQYDNISYGVFQQIDASRFVETNSLIKAYVPSNNTLGLTWTARSFADSSWVQGINGVGYEQSVPGFAVKNFKANATVGNLATADSVISTPSLQANVYSENRSIINYFNSGGTGNYGNDSPFPGFDLVTDVEDFVVEVTGTLTVPSAGAWTFGVNSDDGFRLQIGSFTMSFPDPRGSADTLSTFNFPSAGDYALRLVFYERGGGSELEFFAAPGSFVAWNSTNFRLVGDPTGGLSVRSLPIGQTIGFKSLIKTDVQTSLYNRNSGAYLRLPFFVGSPSALGTLTMQAKYDDGFVAYLNGTLVASRNAPPSPAYNAVATTERADSEAIVSETIDLSPFLGNLTAGNNVLAVHALNRAINDDDFLFLAELSEVKSSLLTNNYFAASTPGAYNSSTIYNKVRDTHFSHDRGFYETNFSLIITCDTPGATIRYTLDGTAPTAATGQLYSTPLAIDKTTTVRAAAFKAGFVSSDVDTHTYLYTRDIITQAPSGAAPAGWPSSWGGNVVDYGMDPDIVNNPPWRDTIQEDLKSLPSFSVVMKLGDLFDPSTGIYANPGGDTIAWERSCSLELIQPDGSAGFQENCGIRIRGGFSRSTSNPKHALRFFFRQEYGAPKLNFPVFGKDGANEYDKFDLRTTQNYSWAFQGDPGSIWLRDQFSRDTQLAMGRPAERGNWFHLYINGQYWGLFNSDERAEASFGETYFGGREEDYDTIKVGPDQGYNIYATDGTLDAWSRLWQAAVTGFANNADYFRIQGLNPDGTPNPAFENLLDVPNLIDYMLVIIYGGNLDAPISNFLGNTSPNNWFGIRDRTGAHGGFRFMSHDAEHTLLNVNEDRSGPFAAGDPTQGSGFEKSSPQYLYTRLWANAEFRMLCADHIQRHFFNGGVFTVSNAQARLDRRTNEIFRALVPESARWGDSKRGTPITRDDFLSSYNNVRNAYLPARGAVVLNQLRNDGLFPNLNAPGFSQLGGFVPFGYPLVLTVNNAQGTIYYTLDGSDPRLLGGNINPSATAYAAPIVLNTAKTVRARVRNGTVWSAIVEATFYPLQNLDGLAITEMMYNPPDAGTVLGDEFEFIELKNTTANTIDLSGLSFTEGISFIFTNGTTLGAGQFFVLARNAAEFKNRYPAAPVHGVFTGRLDNGGEVIRLKHTLGGTVFTVTYDDDLPWPLAADGYGFSLVTRETNPSSNSENGAKWRASANPLGSPGADDPALQIPGILVNEALTHTDLPAVDQIELYNPTDAAVNLGGWFLSDDASLPKKYRIPNGRQIAARGYAVFSEADFNLDPGSSNSFRLSSTGDQIYLLSGDANTNLTGYSHGFTFGASANGVSFGRYVNSQGEEHFPSQASKTFGATNSGPLVGPIVINEIQYHPDVSYDEFVELHNITSTNVPLYDLNATTNTWKLSGFNFKFPPNLSLPAGGYLILSPLDPATFRAKYSIPAGVQILGPVAGNLQDSGERLELLRPDAPNTNEVPYIVVDAVRYNDREPWPVVADGSGPSLQRRQPSSYGDDPVNWFTSGITPGRPNLPNVAPTVVLTSPAADSTFLPPATILMEATASDPDGSILKVEFYSDGVKLGEDTSAPFSYSWVNASSGTHSLTAKAFDSGLSIAVSEPVQISIVSPTTTTVIGRGSQWRYLDNNVPPGAGWTNVTFNDAAWKSGAAQLGYGDGDETTVVGFGPDANAKYITTWFRRSFTLTNITRYLTLDLAVLRDDGAVVYLNGLEVFRSNMPEGAITPSTLASSAAAGGDETSNFYTKALGTALLREGPNVLAVEIHQSGANSSDLSFDLELTGTLAPIIPTIQLTSPANSTEFFAPATVSLAAAAADPENGINRVEFFSGSTRLGQDNTAPYTFDWSGVAAGSYTLRAIAFNTLGLARTSAPVNVTVKANVAPTVTLSQPANGSVFVSPASLTLEAEAADPDGSVARVEFFADDVSLGADSSSPYSLVWPSPALGSHVLKAVVTDNQNVSISSPPVTITITNVITYPFTLVAAGSLWRYHDRGTDLGTTWSDSSYDDSSWPLGLAQFGYSPDENDEATVLDFGSDSNNKRVTYYFRREFQVRNTAGISELQVRYVRDDGIIVYINGNPIVRDNFADGNVSYETPALNVISGADESRYITNSVDLDLLGSGINVIAVEVHQQSVTSSDLSFDLELFGRGPTMAPSIHVEPIGASLAPGQAVRLQTAAGGSTPLGFQWRKNGVDIPGANGSSLNLTDATPATEGAYTVIVSNNSGSVTSRVAAITIEGGPAITRQPTSQTAAFTGTASFSVEASGPPTLTYQWFFNGEPVSGATATSLQLSNIQTEQAGQYWVVVSNPFGNATSDRATLTVNVPDSDGDLMPDWWEDLHQLNKLSASDASQDPDDDSHNNLDEYVAGTDPRDPSSVLWLEVFPEGDQVSMYFYAVPNKAYTVQYTEDVSSGVWLKFADVPARTSLEAVKFRDLNVGKARFYRVITPPATP